From Papaver somniferum cultivar HN1 unplaced genomic scaffold, ASM357369v1 unplaced-scaffold_99, whole genome shotgun sequence, the proteins below share one genomic window:
- the LOC113346225 gene encoding uncharacterized protein LOC113346225, translated as MDPFKCDTLSHILGVKNMDSKEKYLGSPLFIGKSKVKSFEDINTTFERRLANWQGETMCQAGRGTMVKVVLNAVLMYQMSTLKIPRKLINKLDTLQRKFIWGYKANRGKIFQERRIPIQKDKNNSNWIWRGVEVGLKFLQQNVYMEVNNGEKTRIWLDNLIINLDSKPIPSCPRYLNYECVSELISPNSSE; from the exons ATGGATCCTTTTAAGTGTGACACTCTTAGTCATATACTTGGAGTAAAGAATATGGACAGTAAGGAGAAGTATCTAGGTTCTCCATTGTTTATTGGTAAATCTAAAGTCAAGTCCTTTGAAGATATTAACACAACTTTTGAAAGAAGACTTGCAAATTGGCAAGGTGAAACTATGTGTCAAGCTGGAAGAGGTACTATGGTTAAAGTTGTTCTTAATGCAGTGCTTATGTATCAAATGAGCACATTAAAAATACCAAGGAAGTTAATCAATAAGTTAGACACTCTTCAAAGGAAATTTATTTGGGGGTATAAAGCTAATAGAG GCAAAATATTTCAAGAAAGAAGAATTCCTATTCAAAAAGATAAGAATAACTCGAACTGGATATGGAGAGGTGTTGAAGTTGGTCTCAAGTTTCTTCAACAGAATGTTTATATGGAGGTTAATAATGGGGAAAAAACACGTATTTGGCTTGATAACTTGATTATTAATCTGGACAGTAAGCCAATTCCTTCTTGTCCAAGATACCTAAATTATGAGTGCGTCTCTGAACTTATATCTCCTAATTCTTCTGAATGA